From a region of the Nonlabens sp. Hel1_33_55 genome:
- a CDS encoding electron transfer flavoprotein subunit alpha/FixB family protein: protein MSVLVYTESENGAFKKTAYEVASYAKGIADMLGTDVAAIAFHAADAGELGTYGVSKLHNVKDAKLDKFNAGAYADAIAQAAKAEDAKVIVISSSADSKYLGSLVSVHLDAGYVSNVVALPSSADPFTVKRSVFTNKAFSNTQISTDRKLIGLSKNAYGLKENPTDCTVADFAPSLNDDDFKVEVQSVDKATDKVTIADAEIVVSAGRGMKGPENWGMIEELADVLGAATACSKPVSDMGWRPHGEHVGQTGKPVASNLYIAIGISGAIQHLAGINSSKIKVVINTDPEAPFFKAADYGVVGDAFEVVPALIEKLKAFKAANA, encoded by the coding sequence ATGTCAGTTTTAGTATATACAGAATCAGAAAACGGAGCCTTCAAAAAGACGGCTTATGAAGTGGCGAGTTATGCCAAGGGAATTGCAGACATGCTAGGAACAGATGTCGCAGCGATTGCATTTCACGCGGCAGATGCTGGTGAATTGGGAACCTATGGCGTCAGTAAACTACACAATGTCAAGGACGCCAAATTAGATAAATTCAACGCAGGTGCCTATGCAGATGCCATCGCTCAAGCAGCCAAGGCAGAAGATGCAAAGGTGATCGTAATTAGCTCTAGTGCAGATTCTAAATATCTGGGATCTCTAGTGAGTGTACATTTAGATGCAGGTTATGTTTCTAACGTGGTAGCATTACCATCCAGCGCAGATCCATTCACGGTAAAAAGATCTGTCTTTACAAACAAAGCATTTAGTAACACGCAGATTTCAACAGATCGCAAGTTAATTGGATTGTCTAAAAACGCCTACGGCTTAAAAGAAAACCCAACCGATTGTACCGTTGCAGATTTTGCACCTTCATTGAATGATGACGATTTCAAAGTAGAAGTACAGTCTGTCGACAAGGCAACCGATAAGGTAACCATCGCAGATGCAGAGATCGTTGTCAGTGCCGGTCGTGGTATGAAAGGACCAGAAAACTGGGGAATGATTGAAGAACTGGCAGATGTACTAGGTGCAGCAACCGCTTGTTCCAAACCTGTTAGTGATATGGGATGGAGACCTCACGGCGAGCACGTAGGTCAAACAGGAAAGCCAGTAGCGTCCAACCTATACATTGCTATTGGAATTTCTGGAGCGATCCAACACCTTGCTGGTATCAATTCTTCCAAAATAAAAGTAGTAATCAATACAGATCCAGAAGCGCCTTTTTTCAAGGCTGCAGACTATGGAGTGGTAGGTGATGCTTTTGAAGTTGTGCCTGCTCTTATAGAGAAATTAAAGGCTTTCAAGGCAGCTAACGCCTAA
- a CDS encoding electron transfer flavoprotein subunit beta/FixA family protein has product MKILVCISHVPDTTSKINFTDNDTQFDTNGVQFVINPNDEFGLTRAMWFKEKQNASVDVVTVGGAEVEPTLRKALAIGADQAIRVDTPAVDGYAVAKELADVVKNGGYDLVIAGRESIDYNGGMVPGMVAAMIGASFVNTCISLEVDGDSATATREIDGGKETVKASLPLVIGGQKGLVEESDLRIPNMRGIMMARKKPLDVKASVGANSETSAVSFEKPAPKGAVTLVDADNLDKLIDLLHNEAKAI; this is encoded by the coding sequence ATGAAGATATTAGTTTGCATCAGCCATGTGCCAGATACAACCTCAAAAATCAACTTCACAGACAATGACACGCAGTTTGATACAAATGGCGTACAGTTCGTGATCAATCCCAATGATGAGTTTGGACTCACCAGAGCGATGTGGTTTAAGGAAAAACAAAACGCTAGCGTTGACGTAGTCACCGTTGGTGGTGCAGAGGTAGAGCCTACACTTAGAAAAGCTCTTGCCATAGGTGCAGACCAGGCGATACGAGTAGACACTCCAGCAGTGGACGGTTATGCTGTTGCAAAAGAACTTGCAGACGTTGTGAAAAACGGCGGTTATGATTTAGTTATCGCTGGTCGTGAATCCATTGACTACAATGGTGGAATGGTACCAGGAATGGTGGCTGCCATGATAGGAGCTAGTTTTGTAAACACTTGTATTTCTCTTGAAGTAGATGGTGATAGTGCCACTGCGACACGTGAGATTGATGGCGGTAAGGAAACTGTGAAGGCAAGTTTGCCACTAGTTATAGGTGGTCAAAAAGGCCTCGTGGAAGAAAGCGATTTGAGAATCCCCAATATGCGTGGGATCATGATGGCTCGTAAAAAGCCGCTGGATGTCAAAGCCTCTGTTGGTGCAAATAGTGAGACAAGCGCCGTATCTTTTGAAAAGCCAGCGCCTAAAGGTGCCGTAACTTTAGTAGATGCAGATAATCTTGATAAACTAATCGATCTCTTGCACAATGAGGCAAAGGCGATCTAG
- a CDS encoding pyruvate dehydrogenase complex E1 component subunit beta, with the protein MKTIQFREAICEAMSEEMRRDESVYLMGEEVAEYNGAYKASKGMLDEFGAKRVIDTPISELGFAGVAIGSTMTGNRPIVEYMTFNFSLVGIDQIINNAAKIRQMSGGQLKCPIVFRGPTGSAGQLAATHSQAFESWFANTPGLKVIVPSNPYDAKGLLKAAIRDDDPVIFMESEQMYGDKGEVPEDEYILPIGVAELKREGDDVTIVSFGKIIKEAYKAAEELEKEGISCEIIDLRTVRPYDKEAILKSVKKTNRLVILEEAWPFGNVSTEISHMVQAEAFDYLDAPIYKINTADTPAPYSPVLLEEWLPNSKDVVEGVKKVMYRK; encoded by the coding sequence ATGAAGACAATACAATTCCGCGAGGCAATTTGCGAGGCGATGAGTGAAGAAATGAGACGCGATGAGTCTGTCTATTTGATGGGTGAAGAAGTGGCCGAATACAATGGAGCTTACAAGGCCTCTAAAGGTATGCTGGATGAATTTGGCGCTAAAAGGGTTATCGACACTCCTATTTCTGAGCTTGGATTTGCTGGTGTTGCCATAGGTTCTACCATGACTGGTAACAGACCTATCGTTGAATACATGACTTTCAACTTCTCACTAGTTGGGATTGACCAAATCATAAACAACGCGGCGAAAATTCGTCAAATGAGTGGTGGACAATTGAAGTGTCCTATTGTATTTAGAGGACCTACCGGTAGTGCTGGTCAACTGGCCGCAACACACTCGCAAGCTTTTGAAAGCTGGTTTGCAAACACACCTGGACTTAAAGTAATTGTACCGTCAAATCCATATGATGCAAAAGGATTGCTTAAAGCAGCCATAAGAGATGATGATCCCGTTATTTTCATGGAATCTGAGCAAATGTATGGTGATAAAGGTGAAGTGCCAGAAGATGAGTACATCCTACCTATAGGTGTTGCCGAACTTAAAAGAGAAGGTGACGATGTTACTATCGTTTCCTTTGGAAAAATTATCAAGGAAGCCTACAAGGCCGCCGAAGAATTAGAAAAAGAAGGTATCTCTTGTGAGATCATCGATTTAAGAACGGTACGTCCTTATGATAAGGAAGCGATTTTGAAATCGGTTAAGAAAACGAATAGATTGGTGATTCTGGAAGAAGCATGGCCATTTGGTAATGTATCTACTGAAATCTCACACATGGTACAGGCAGAAGCTTTTGACTATCTTGATGCTCCTATCTACAAAATCAACACCGCAGATACTCCAGCACCTTATTCTCCAGTGTTATTGGAAGAATGGTTGCCTAACAGTAAAGATGTGGTGGAAGGTGTAAAGAAAGTGATGTATAGAAAGTAA